The genomic interval TCCACGCCGGGGAGATCATCATCGACGGCCGAAAGCGCACGGTGTATGGCGCGACCCCCGAGGAGGTCGCGTCGAAGCTCGCCGAGCTGAAGCGCCAGGCCGCCGATGGCACGTTGCCCATCCCGAACCGCGTCACCGTGGCCGAGTGGTGCGAGAC from Bacillota bacterium carries:
- a CDS encoding site-specific integrase, which codes for MRRRARGEGTIYFHKASGLHAGEIIIDGRKRTVYGATPEEVASKLAELKRQAADGTLPIPNRVTVAEWCET